A region from the Bacillus sp. BGMRC 2118 genome encodes:
- the spoVK gene encoding stage V sporulation protein K, which yields MDQPIKFKNNGQINIILHDQKTRGNVNKMEREAPTPFQVPTKHTELKNIEDEMANLIGLEEMKKMVKEIYAWLYINKKREEQGLKAGKQVLHMLFKGNPGTGKTTVARLLGKLFFHMNVLSKGHLIEAERADLVGEYIGHTAQKTRDLVKKAMGGILFVDEAYSLARGGEKDFGKEAIDTLVKHMEDKQHDFVLILAGYSREMEHFLSLNPGLKSRFPIVLDFPDYSVEQLMEISKRMLSEKEYQFSLDAEFALKNHLRELLQNNPRSFSNGRYVRNVIEKTIRTQAMRLLVNETYDRSDLLTIHRQDLDFDV from the coding sequence TTGGATCAACCCATTAAATTCAAAAATAACGGTCAAATTAACATTATCCTTCATGACCAAAAAACACGAGGTAATGTAAATAAAATGGAACGTGAAGCACCTACTCCCTTTCAGGTGCCTACAAAACATACGGAACTTAAAAACATAGAAGATGAAATGGCAAATTTGATTGGCCTGGAAGAAATGAAAAAAATGGTTAAGGAAATTTATGCGTGGTTATATATTAATAAGAAGCGTGAAGAACAAGGGCTTAAAGCTGGCAAACAAGTGTTGCATATGCTTTTTAAAGGAAATCCAGGCACAGGTAAAACAACTGTTGCAAGATTATTAGGGAAGCTATTCTTTCACATGAATGTATTATCAAAGGGCCATTTAATTGAAGCGGAACGAGCAGACTTAGTAGGTGAATATATTGGGCATACTGCTCAAAAGACCCGTGACCTAGTTAAAAAGGCAATGGGTGGTATACTATTTGTAGACGAGGCTTACTCGTTGGCAAGAGGTGGAGAGAAAGACTTTGGAAAAGAAGCAATTGATACGTTAGTTAAACATATGGAAGATAAACAACATGACTTTGTATTAATACTAGCGGGTTATTCACGTGAGATGGAGCATTTTCTATCACTTAATCCAGGATTAAAATCAAGGTTCCCAATCGTACTAGATTTCCCTGATTATTCAGTAGAACAACTTATGGAAATATCGAAGCGTATGCTATCAGAAAAGGAATATCAATTCTCGCTAGATGCTGAATTTGCATTGAAAAATCATTTAAGAGAGTTATTACAGAATAATCCGAGGTCATTTAGTAACGGCCGCTATGTAAGAAATGTTATTGAGAAAACAATAAGAACTCAAGCAATGAGACTATTAGTGAATGAAACATATGATCGAAGTGATTTATTAACTATACACAGGCAAGATTTAGATTTTG
- the hfq gene encoding RNA chaperone Hfq, with protein MKQPINIQDQFLNQLRKDNSFVTVYLLNGFQLRGLIKGFDNFTVLLESDGKQQLIYKHAISTFVPQKNVHLELDQQ; from the coding sequence ATGAAGCAACCAATTAATATTCAAGATCAATTCTTAAATCAATTACGCAAGGATAATTCCTTTGTAACCGTGTATTTACTTAATGGATTCCAGCTAAGAGGGTTAATTAAAGGTTTTGATAACTTTACAGTTTTATTAGAATCCGATGGGAAACAACAATTAATTTATAAGCATGCAATTTCAACGTTTGTTCCACAAAAGAATGTACACCTTGAATTAGATCAACAATAA